Proteins encoded together in one Halalkaliarchaeum sp. AArc-CO window:
- a CDS encoding Gfo/Idh/MocA family oxidoreductase, which produces MSLEDVRVGVVGLGGIGTHHAERLRESDAQLVGGMDIDADARTEFAQRFDVPTDGDVDELLERVDAVLVTTPNRFHEEYAVRALEMGTDVLLEKPLAHTLESAERIADAAAEADGFCMVGFHNRFAGSTEVFKHYQREGRFGDLTHVEANFLRRRGIPGRGSWFTDLDVAGGGALVDVGVHALDLALHLLDDPTVVEVSGQTRAEFGTSDEYAFVEMWGEDCGPGGFDVEDSATAFLRTADGATISLEVAWAANRPDTREMFVRGIDAGASFDLGSDELTMYEADPGGGNHLADTEITTQSRDAYAAEQRAFLEAVAAGEPPARNTVEEGLQVQRIVDAIYRSAEAGRSVRLD; this is translated from the coding sequence ATGAGCCTCGAAGACGTTCGCGTCGGCGTCGTGGGTCTGGGCGGCATCGGTACACATCACGCCGAACGCCTCCGGGAATCTGACGCACAGCTGGTCGGCGGCATGGACATCGACGCGGACGCACGCACCGAATTCGCACAGCGGTTCGACGTCCCGACGGACGGCGACGTCGACGAACTCCTCGAACGCGTCGACGCCGTCCTCGTCACCACGCCCAACAGGTTCCACGAGGAGTACGCGGTCCGGGCTCTCGAGATGGGGACGGATGTCCTGCTAGAGAAGCCACTTGCACATACCCTCGAAAGCGCAGAACGGATCGCCGACGCTGCCGCCGAGGCGGACGGTTTCTGTATGGTCGGGTTTCACAATCGGTTTGCGGGCTCGACGGAGGTGTTCAAACACTACCAGCGTGAAGGACGGTTCGGCGACCTCACGCACGTCGAGGCGAACTTCCTGCGGCGGCGCGGCATCCCCGGACGTGGGTCGTGGTTCACCGATCTGGACGTCGCCGGCGGCGGCGCACTCGTCGACGTCGGCGTCCACGCGCTCGATCTCGCCTTGCACCTGCTGGATGACCCGACAGTCGTGGAGGTGTCCGGCCAGACACGTGCGGAATTCGGTACCAGCGACGAGTACGCGTTCGTCGAGATGTGGGGCGAGGACTGCGGCCCGGGCGGGTTCGACGTCGAAGACTCGGCGACGGCGTTTCTCCGGACTGCAGACGGGGCGACGATCTCGCTGGAGGTCGCCTGGGCGGCGAATCGTCCCGACACCAGAGAGATGTTCGTCCGCGGCATCGACGCCGGCGCGTCGTTCGACCTCGGGAGCGACGAGCTGACGATGTACGAGGCCGATCCCGGCGGCGGCAACCACTTGGCGGACACGGAAATTACGACCCAGTCGCGGGACGCGTACGCGGCAGAACAACGGGCGTTTCTCGAGGCGGTCGCGGCCGGGGAGCCGCCGGCCCGAAACACCGTCGAAGAGGGGCTCCAGGTACAGCGAATCGTCGACGCGATCTATCGGTCGGCCGAAGCGGGACGGAGCGTCCGACTCGACTGA
- a CDS encoding DUF4870 domain-containing protein: MSDHPDPARSTVLGLDRNLAGALAYSVTFLTGLVFYLVTDDEYVRFHAAQSVVAFGSVFALVLLFELLGALLGTVSALEAGVSAAVTLVSSALGLAAFVLWLLLMVKAGRGERFKLPLLGTVAERFV, translated from the coding sequence ATGAGCGACCATCCCGATCCGGCCAGGTCGACAGTGCTCGGACTGGACCGGAACCTGGCGGGTGCGCTCGCCTACTCGGTCACGTTCCTCACCGGGCTCGTCTTCTATCTAGTGACCGACGACGAGTACGTCCGGTTTCACGCCGCACAGAGCGTCGTTGCGTTCGGGAGCGTATTCGCACTCGTCCTCCTGTTCGAACTGCTCGGCGCACTCCTGGGAACCGTGTCGGCGCTCGAGGCAGGGGTGTCCGCTGCCGTCACGCTCGTGTCCTCGGCGCTGGGGCTCGCCGCGTTCGTCCTCTGGCTGCTTTTGATGGTGAAAGCCGGCCGGGGTGAACGGTTCAAACTCCCTCTCCTCGGGACAGTCGCAGAACGATTCGTCTGA
- a CDS encoding sugar ABC transporter permease, with translation MSPDSQTERGSGRLLSRPLDWLETRSEEVYAYILLLPSFLLLGVIAFYPLVETFRFSLLADEVAAADPFGEFVGLDNYVALLSGEARIPRQFIDIVFTGQFPFVELGTPFLRQAIMVTLAFAIISVLFETLIGFGQALVIDQDFYGRRWVRVAIIIPWAIPIVIQAMIFFLIFNPTIGFGTDFMQWLGVFGDNPLASSRDSFIIVLVADIWKTAAFMALLILAGLQSIDRGLYDVAKVSGASPWQRFKFITLPLVMPALLVAMLFRTMDAMRIYGLIDATAGCQTVPSLTCLVIISLQETRRWATASAVAFLTAVVIGLLVIVYLWGLRDTDGGIS, from the coding sequence ATGTCTCCCGATTCACAGACCGAACGCGGATCCGGCCGTCTCCTCTCCCGTCCGCTCGACTGGCTCGAAACCCGCAGCGAAGAGGTGTACGCCTACATTCTGTTGCTTCCGTCGTTTCTCCTTTTGGGCGTGATCGCGTTCTATCCGCTCGTGGAGACGTTCCGGTTCTCGCTGCTGGCAGACGAGGTCGCTGCTGCGGATCCGTTCGGCGAATTCGTCGGCCTCGACAACTACGTCGCGCTGCTGTCGGGCGAGGCCCGGATTCCGCGACAGTTCATCGACATCGTGTTCACCGGTCAGTTCCCGTTCGTCGAACTCGGCACGCCGTTTCTCCGGCAGGCGATCATGGTGACGCTCGCGTTCGCGATCATCAGCGTGCTGTTCGAGACGCTGATCGGCTTCGGTCAGGCGCTCGTGATCGACCAGGACTTCTACGGCCGCCGGTGGGTGCGCGTCGCCATCATCATCCCGTGGGCGATCCCGATCGTCATCCAGGCGATGATCTTCTTTTTGATCTTCAATCCGACGATCGGCTTCGGCACCGACTTCATGCAGTGGCTCGGCGTTTTCGGGGACAATCCGCTCGCCAGTAGCCGCGACTCGTTTATCATCGTGCTCGTGGCGGACATCTGGAAGACGGCGGCGTTCATGGCGCTTCTCATCCTCGCAGGGCTTCAAAGCATCGACCGGGGTCTCTACGACGTCGCAAAGGTATCGGGCGCCTCCCCGTGGCAGCGGTTCAAGTTCATTACGTTGCCGCTGGTGATGCCGGCACTTCTGGTCGCGATGCTGTTCCGGACGATGGACGCGATGCGCATCTACGGACTGATCGACGCGACGGCCGGCTGTCAGACGGTACCGTCGTTGACCTGTCTGGTCATCATTTCACTGCAGGAGACCCGTCGGTGGGCGACCGCCTCCGCGGTCGCGTTCCTGACGGCGGTGGTCATCGGGCTGCTGGTGATCGTCTACCTGTGGGGACTTCGTGACACCGACGGAGGGATATCATGA
- a CDS encoding substrate-binding domain-containing protein — protein MVDTDPQRDSKRSGVSRRRFVQAAGASGVMVGVAGCLGDDDDGPIEITMDGEWVEIEDEVIQSLYDAGLDEGIEVEILPGDFETGERRADFTSALDAGRGSPDIFMMDSGWTIPFIVREQIVNLEEELSADVLNTVQNDYLDAAVDTASHPETGDLYGVPLFPDYPMMHYRKDLVEEAGYDPEGENWATEPMSWQEFAEMAADVWEYHGGEDEFDYAFTTQGDNYEGTSCCTFNELMTSMGGAYFGDHENLFGPVGERPITVNEEPVHDALRMMRSFMYGPDADNAHPDFPKISTSDLVEFTEEPSREPFTGGNAIFHRNWPYVIPINAEDAAFDFEDHAAMPLPYGVEAGQGNYAGTGGTAHALGGWHLTVNPNTSQLEEAIQVVEAFVSEDVMLSNFELGGYIPPSPDVIEQADPDAVGPMGRFLDTLAVVGENTVPRPVTAVWPEQSPLISSEIHDAYLGDKTPEEAMAELEDQLETTEEA, from the coding sequence ATGGTCGATACTGACCCCCAACGCGATTCGAAACGGAGTGGCGTCTCCCGGCGGCGGTTCGTGCAAGCGGCTGGAGCATCGGGCGTGATGGTCGGCGTCGCGGGCTGTCTCGGCGACGACGACGATGGCCCGATCGAAATTACGATGGACGGTGAGTGGGTGGAGATCGAGGACGAGGTGATCCAGTCACTGTACGACGCCGGTCTGGACGAAGGGATCGAGGTCGAAATCCTGCCGGGTGACTTCGAGACGGGCGAACGGCGCGCCGACTTCACGTCGGCGCTGGACGCAGGTCGTGGGAGCCCGGACATCTTCATGATGGACTCCGGGTGGACGATCCCGTTTATTGTTCGCGAACAGATAGTCAATCTGGAGGAGGAACTGTCGGCGGACGTCCTGAATACGGTCCAGAACGACTACCTCGATGCAGCAGTCGACACGGCGAGCCACCCGGAGACGGGTGACCTCTACGGGGTGCCGCTGTTCCCGGATTACCCGATGATGCACTACCGGAAGGATCTCGTCGAGGAAGCGGGATACGATCCGGAGGGAGAAAACTGGGCGACAGAGCCCATGTCCTGGCAGGAGTTCGCCGAGATGGCGGCCGACGTCTGGGAGTATCACGGCGGCGAAGACGAGTTCGATTACGCGTTCACGACGCAGGGTGACAACTACGAGGGGACCTCCTGCTGTACGTTCAACGAACTGATGACGTCGATGGGTGGGGCGTACTTCGGGGACCACGAGAACCTGTTCGGCCCTGTCGGCGAACGTCCGATCACCGTGAACGAGGAGCCGGTCCACGACGCGCTCCGGATGATGCGGTCGTTCATGTACGGTCCCGACGCCGACAACGCACATCCGGACTTCCCGAAGATCTCGACGTCGGACCTCGTCGAGTTCACCGAAGAGCCGTCGCGGGAACCGTTCACGGGCGGCAACGCGATCTTCCACCGGAACTGGCCGTACGTCATCCCGATCAACGCCGAGGACGCTGCCTTCGACTTCGAGGACCACGCGGCGATGCCGCTTCCATACGGCGTCGAGGCGGGGCAGGGGAACTACGCCGGGACGGGCGGTACGGCCCACGCGCTGGGTGGCTGGCATCTCACGGTCAACCCGAACACGTCACAGCTCGAGGAGGCGATCCAGGTCGTGGAGGCGTTCGTCAGCGAGGACGTCATGCTGAGCAACTTCGAGCTCGGCGGGTACATCCCGCCGAGCCCCGACGTCATCGAACAGGCGGATCCCGACGCTGTGGGCCCGATGGGGCGGTTCCTCGACACGCTGGCCGTCGTCGGCGAAAACACCGTTCCGCGACCCGTGACGGCAGTCTGGCCCGAGCAGTCGCCACTCATCTCCTCGGAGATCCACGACGCGTACCTCGGCGACAAGACGCCGGAGGAAGCGATGGCCGAACTCGAGGATCAACTCGAGACGACCGAGGAAGCCTAA
- a CDS encoding PAC2 family protein: protein MFGMFRREADVRITHDRQPSRTLLGGFSTLGLAGLTAADYLVDHLELEETGHVRVEGLPSITPFENGRPRHPIRLFSRPDVDVTVLVSELFVPPYLGEPFATEILDWTESHGTEEIAILSGIPIAHGPEDHRTFFIATDDYRNRRLEGSDVPSMGAGFLDGAHAALIEQAIDSPLGVGVFVTPVHPQSVDVEAALRLVETIEDIYGLGVDSEPLKQFAEEVRQYYTELADRIERQEVEMPDDRMYM from the coding sequence ATGTTTGGCATGTTCCGTCGGGAAGCGGACGTACGGATCACACACGACCGACAGCCGAGCCGGACGCTCCTGGGCGGGTTCTCGACGCTCGGTCTTGCGGGCTTGACGGCGGCAGACTATCTCGTCGATCACCTCGAACTCGAGGAGACCGGTCACGTGCGGGTCGAGGGGTTGCCGTCGATCACGCCGTTCGAGAACGGCCGTCCCAGACATCCGATTCGGCTGTTCTCCCGCCCGGATGTCGACGTGACTGTCCTGGTCAGCGAACTGTTCGTCCCGCCGTACCTCGGCGAGCCGTTCGCCACTGAAATACTCGACTGGACCGAATCGCACGGCACAGAGGAGATCGCGATCCTCAGTGGGATTCCGATCGCGCACGGTCCCGAGGATCACCGGACGTTCTTCATTGCGACCGACGACTACCGGAACCGTCGACTCGAAGGGAGTGACGTCCCCTCGATGGGGGCCGGGTTCCTCGATGGTGCCCACGCGGCGTTGATCGAGCAGGCGATCGACTCGCCGCTGGGCGTCGGCGTCTTCGTCACACCGGTCCATCCCCAGTCCGTCGACGTCGAAGCCGCACTCAGGCTCGTCGAGACCATCGAAGACATCTACGGTCTCGGTGTGGATTCGGAACCACTCAAACAGTTCGCGGAGGAGGTCAGACAGTACTACACCGAACTGGCCGACCGGATCGAGCGCCAGGAGGTCGAGATGCCCGACGATCGTATGTACATGTGA
- a CDS encoding ABC transporter ATP-binding protein, translating to MGSVKLENITKRYEDVTAVEDMNLEVEHGEFLTLVGPSGCGKSTTMETIAGLTLPTEGSVYIGDREVTDLPPKDRGISMVFQNIALFPHMDVYDNISFGLRLRKYDQEEVDRRVEEAADIVQLEGMMDRMPQEMSGGQRQRVAIARAIVREPDVFLMDEPLANLDAELRVHMRTQLQRLHRKLDTTIIYVTHDQAQAMTMSDRIAVINAGKLQQVAPPLECYNEPKNLFVAGFIGSPSMNFIEGEIGTDGFGSEYVSVPMDPDTQGVQSGQNVTLGVRPEDVYLARGREKATAPTDTMHAVVDVLEPMGDELFVYLLFDREVEASAEGRGKGQLLVSLPPDTDITEGEDVEIVADRSKIHVFDTGSGEAITHGLT from the coding sequence ATGGGATCAGTCAAACTCGAGAACATCACGAAACGGTACGAGGACGTAACGGCGGTCGAAGACATGAACCTGGAGGTCGAACACGGCGAGTTTCTCACGCTGGTCGGCCCCTCCGGCTGCGGGAAGTCGACGACGATGGAAACGATCGCCGGGCTCACGCTCCCCACTGAAGGCAGCGTTTACATCGGCGACCGCGAGGTCACCGACCTCCCGCCGAAGGACCGGGGGATCTCGATGGTCTTCCAGAACATCGCGCTGTTTCCCCACATGGACGTGTACGACAACATCTCGTTTGGCCTCCGGCTCCGGAAGTACGACCAGGAGGAGGTCGACCGGCGCGTCGAGGAGGCGGCCGACATCGTTCAGCTGGAGGGGATGATGGACCGGATGCCCCAGGAAATGTCCGGTGGCCAGCGCCAGCGCGTGGCGATCGCCCGCGCCATCGTGCGCGAACCCGACGTGTTCTTGATGGACGAGCCGCTCGCGAACCTCGACGCCGAACTTCGGGTCCACATGCGCACCCAGCTCCAGCGGCTCCACCGCAAGCTGGATACGACGATCATCTACGTCACGCACGACCAGGCGCAGGCGATGACGATGTCCGATCGCATCGCGGTCATCAACGCCGGCAAACTCCAGCAGGTCGCCCCGCCGCTCGAGTGTTACAACGAGCCGAAGAACCTCTTCGTCGCCGGCTTCATCGGCTCGCCGTCGATGAACTTCATCGAAGGCGAGATCGGCACCGACGGGTTCGGTTCAGAATACGTTTCGGTTCCGATGGATCCCGACACACAGGGCGTCCAATCGGGCCAGAACGTGACGCTCGGGGTTCGCCCCGAGGACGTCTATCTCGCCCGGGGTCGAGAGAAGGCGACGGCGCCGACGGACACGATGCACGCCGTGGTCGACGTTCTCGAACCGATGGGCGACGAGCTGTTCGTGTATCTGCTGTTCGACCGCGAGGTCGAAGCGAGCGCGGAGGGGCGCGGGAAGGGACAGCTGCTCGTTAGCCTCCCTCCAGACACCGACATCACGGAGGGCGAGGACGTCGAGATCGTTGCCGACCGGAGCAAAATCCACGTCTTCGACACCGGAAGCGGCGAGGCGATCACCCACGGACTGACGTAG
- a CDS encoding 16S ribosomal RNA methyltransferase A, whose protein sequence is MTGGSGAGGGSRDPDALVRRAGVRGSPDRDQHFLVDDRVLDRIPTYLPESADRSHVLEIGGGAGALTDRLLAAAPPGGRVTVIERDPTFAAFLREEFDAEIADGTLAVVEADALECELPAFTACVSNLPYGVSSELAFRLLPAKRPLVLTFQREFAERMVAEPNTSDYGRLSVSAQHYADVELLEVVPPEAFDPQPAVESAIVRAVPRDPSYTVDDEAFFLRFVKALFTQRRKTVRNAIRNTAHISGLDDPAAVVSAVDEATLSKRPGELSPAEFAELAAVAAEHGFEPDPGE, encoded by the coding sequence ATGACCGGCGGGAGCGGAGCCGGGGGCGGGTCACGGGATCCGGACGCCCTCGTACGACGTGCCGGAGTCAGAGGGAGCCCGGACCGAGACCAGCACTTCCTGGTGGACGACCGCGTGCTCGACAGGATCCCGACGTACCTCCCGGAGTCGGCCGACCGGAGCCACGTCCTCGAGATCGGCGGCGGTGCCGGCGCGTTGACCGACCGTCTGCTCGCGGCCGCACCGCCCGGGGGCCGAGTGACCGTGATCGAACGGGATCCGACGTTCGCCGCGTTTCTCCGGGAGGAGTTCGACGCGGAGATCGCCGACGGAACACTTGCCGTCGTCGAAGCGGACGCCCTGGAGTGTGAGCTCCCGGCGTTTACCGCCTGCGTCTCGAACCTGCCGTACGGCGTCTCGAGCGAACTCGCGTTCCGGCTGCTCCCGGCAAAACGACCGCTGGTATTGACGTTCCAGCGGGAGTTCGCCGAACGGATGGTCGCCGAACCGAACACGAGTGACTACGGGCGGCTCTCGGTGAGCGCACAGCATTACGCCGACGTCGAACTCCTCGAAGTCGTGCCGCCGGAGGCGTTCGACCCACAACCGGCGGTCGAAAGCGCGATCGTCCGCGCGGTTCCTCGCGACCCGTCCTACACCGTCGACGACGAGGCGTTCTTTCTCCGGTTCGTGAAAGCGCTTTTCACCCAGCGTCGGAAAACCGTCCGGAACGCGATCCGCAACACCGCCCACATCTCCGGACTGGACGATCCAGCTGCGGTCGTCAGCGCGGTCGACGAGGCGACCCTCTCGAAGCGGCCGGGAGAGCTGTCCCCGGCGGAGTTCGCGGAGCTGGCCGCGGTCGCCGCCGAACACGGGTTCGAGCCCGATCCCGGGGAGTAA
- a CDS encoding TrmB family transcriptional regulator yields the protein MTDDLRSTLERFGERFNLGEYEIEAYLTVLERGELTASEIADRTDIPQPRVYDTVRSLSDRGLVELRESRPMKIVAVDPEDAFGDLEASFGELVAELEARYTAPARETEAVSLVKSRSTILRYLEEVIADADYELALSLTPELLRRFHDELAEKIDDGVSVELLVTPASRAPDPREYDYFEVATIARARRGITTPILAVADGEHSVYATQDALRDDRDRYGVIFNRSALGFLVSGFFGTVLWTTAETLAADGKERPFPRHYASIRRAVKDMRELGGEFYAAIEGRDVETGDNVHVEGEVVDVAFEESEEVASFVVETEAGDRVRIGGLVAALEEVEAQEILLDRDTVPSLG from the coding sequence ATGACGGACGACCTCCGGAGTACCCTCGAACGGTTCGGCGAGCGGTTCAACCTCGGCGAGTACGAGATCGAGGCCTACCTAACCGTTCTCGAGCGCGGGGAGCTTACAGCCAGCGAGATCGCCGACAGAACCGACATTCCACAGCCGCGCGTGTACGACACGGTTCGGAGTCTCTCCGACCGTGGTCTGGTCGAACTGCGCGAGTCCCGCCCGATGAAGATCGTTGCGGTGGACCCGGAGGACGCCTTCGGGGATCTGGAGGCATCGTTCGGCGAGCTCGTTGCCGAGCTGGAGGCCAGATACACGGCACCCGCACGGGAGACGGAAGCGGTCTCCCTTGTCAAATCGCGTTCGACGATCCTCCGGTATCTCGAAGAAGTGATCGCCGACGCCGATTACGAGCTCGCCCTGTCGCTCACCCCGGAGCTGTTGCGTCGGTTCCACGACGAGCTCGCGGAGAAAATCGACGACGGCGTGAGCGTGGAACTGCTCGTGACGCCGGCGTCGCGCGCGCCAGATCCGCGGGAGTACGACTACTTCGAGGTTGCGACGATCGCACGGGCGCGACGGGGGATCACGACGCCGATCCTCGCGGTCGCCGACGGGGAGCATTCGGTGTACGCCACTCAGGACGCGCTGCGGGACGATCGCGACCGGTACGGCGTCATCTTCAACCGATCCGCGCTCGGGTTCCTCGTGTCTGGCTTTTTCGGAACCGTGCTGTGGACGACTGCAGAGACCCTCGCGGCGGACGGCAAGGAGCGACCGTTCCCGCGACATTACGCTTCGATCAGGCGTGCCGTAAAAGACATGCGCGAACTCGGCGGGGAGTTCTACGCGGCCATCGAGGGCCGGGACGTCGAAACGGGCGACAACGTCCACGTCGAGGGTGAGGTCGTCGACGTCGCCTTCGAGGAAAGCGAGGAGGTGGCGTCGTTCGTCGTCGAAACCGAGGCTGGTGATCGCGTCCGGATCGGCGGCCTCGTGGCCGCTCTCGAGGAGGTCGAAGCCCAGGAGATCCTCCTCGACAGGGATACGGTGCCGTCGCTGGGCTGA
- a CDS encoding RNA polymerase Rpb4 family protein, with the protein MTIFKEKLDEEYLTVAEAKEYLSQVESERALEEDREMRYELARALEHVNRYAFLDPEEARELVEELQQLEKVDEKTAIKIVDLLPEDRTELRAVFAQERYSLDGDELDEILNLIAKYA; encoded by the coding sequence ATGACGATATTCAAGGAGAAGCTCGACGAGGAGTATCTCACGGTCGCGGAGGCGAAAGAGTACCTCTCGCAGGTGGAGTCCGAGCGCGCACTGGAAGAGGACCGGGAGATGCGATACGAGTTGGCGCGCGCGCTCGAACACGTCAACCGGTACGCGTTCCTGGACCCCGAAGAGGCCCGCGAACTCGTCGAGGAGCTCCAGCAACTGGAGAAAGTCGACGAGAAGACCGCGATCAAGATCGTTGACCTCCTTCCGGAGGACCGGACGGAACTTCGCGCGGTGTTCGCCCAGGAACGGTACAGCCTCGACGGCGACGAACTCGACGAGATTCTCAACCTGATCGCAAAATACGCGTGA
- a CDS encoding DUF655 domain-containing protein, whose product MEETDSDSLDSSPDEAEEIYAVVLDYFPHGHPDDSRPQFEKSPVAQAIGEDRFRLFEFTLTEDPDLNITDRIRIEPEQDERISRIRKIDYGDLSSSATSELEYAVEEMIDRDERRFVDFYNDAQPITLRLHQLNLLPGVGKKIRNTILDERKRGPFESFEEITERVSGLHSPKEVVVERIIEELREEDLKYKTFVRREDGGSE is encoded by the coding sequence ATGGAAGAGACGGACTCAGACTCTCTCGACTCTTCGCCCGACGAGGCGGAGGAGATCTACGCGGTCGTGCTCGACTACTTCCCGCACGGACATCCGGACGACTCCCGTCCACAGTTCGAGAAGTCGCCGGTGGCCCAGGCGATCGGCGAGGACCGATTCCGGCTGTTCGAGTTTACGCTTACCGAGGATCCGGATCTGAACATCACCGATCGCATCCGGATCGAACCCGAACAGGACGAGCGGATCTCGCGGATCCGAAAGATCGACTACGGCGACCTCTCGAGCAGCGCGACGTCCGAACTCGAGTACGCCGTCGAGGAGATGATCGACCGCGACGAGCGTCGGTTCGTCGATTTCTACAACGACGCCCAGCCGATCACCCTTCGGCTCCACCAGCTGAACCTCCTTCCGGGAGTTGGAAAGAAGATCAGGAACACGATCCTCGACGAGCGAAAACGCGGTCCCTTCGAGAGCTTCGAGGAGATCACAGAGCGGGTCAGCGGGCTCCACAGTCCGAAGGAAGTCGTCGTCGAGCGGATCATCGAGGAGCTGCGCGAGGAGGATCTCAAATACAAGACGTTCGTCCGCCGGGAGGACGGCGGGAGCGAATGA
- a CDS encoding carbohydrate ABC transporter permease, with product MSDDEHPDLAAQQRPEEPELDRGVVEAWAARMISNPDRAYRAAFYTATIVFLVTTLFPFYWLFVLAVTPRAQLGDTGVLTPGGTPRADIELPLIDATLAVPVGLPADFNVLAFVEIFQRLPFHRYVFNSFLIAVLATVIVLFVGSLAGYVFGRLRFRGKNPLLLLVLVTSFFPPAAFFVPLNRLFNRNIDVLRPVMADGSLYNTPYAIFVPLSAIFLPLSIFILMTFYSQIPDGLEDAARVEGTTRLGALFRVIVPLSAPGVATAGVLTFIAVYNEYFFSSLMTDGRHENWAPMLEGILRFQGEFEVLFNLMAAASIVAVLPVAILVIVAQEKIVSGLTAGAVKE from the coding sequence ATGAGCGACGACGAACATCCAGACCTCGCTGCACAGCAACGTCCCGAAGAGCCGGAGCTCGACCGGGGAGTCGTCGAGGCGTGGGCGGCACGGATGATCTCGAATCCGGATCGCGCCTACCGTGCAGCCTTCTACACCGCGACGATCGTCTTCCTGGTCACCACGCTTTTCCCCTTCTATTGGCTGTTCGTGCTGGCGGTCACACCGCGCGCACAGCTGGGCGACACCGGGGTTTTGACGCCCGGCGGAACACCGCGGGCGGACATCGAACTTCCCTTGATCGACGCGACCCTGGCGGTTCCGGTCGGACTCCCGGCCGACTTCAACGTCCTGGCGTTCGTCGAAATATTCCAGCGGCTTCCGTTCCACCGGTACGTCTTCAACAGCTTCCTGATCGCCGTTCTGGCGACCGTGATCGTGCTGTTCGTCGGGAGTCTGGCCGGCTACGTGTTCGGCCGGCTCCGGTTCCGGGGGAAGAACCCGCTTTTGTTGCTGGTGCTCGTCACCTCGTTCTTTCCGCCGGCGGCGTTCTTCGTCCCGCTCAACCGGCTGTTCAACCGGAACATCGACGTTCTCCGGCCAGTCATGGCAGACGGATCGCTGTACAACACGCCATACGCGATTTTTGTCCCGCTGTCGGCGATTTTCCTCCCGTTGTCGATCTTCATCCTGATGACGTTCTACTCGCAGATCCCCGACGGGCTCGAGGACGCCGCACGCGTCGAGGGGACGACCCGGCTGGGTGCGCTCTTTCGGGTCATCGTCCCGCTTTCGGCCCCGGGAGTCGCAACCGCCGGCGTGTTGACGTTCATCGCCGTCTACAACGAGTACTTCTTCTCCTCGTTGATGACGGACGGTCGCCACGAGAACTGGGCGCCGATGCTCGAGGGGATCCTCCGGTTCCAGGGCGAGTTCGAGGTGCTGTTCAACCTCATGGCCGCCGCGAGTATCGTCGCCGTGTTACCGGTGGCGATACTGGTGATCGTCGCACAGGAAAAGATCGTCAGCGGACTGACCGCGGGGGCGGTCAAGGAGTAA
- a CDS encoding 50S ribosomal protein L21e, whose translation MPSSNGPMKGTRKKLANHPRDRGQSPPQRAIQEYEEGQMVHLRIDPSVPKGRFHPRFSGHTGEVVGTQGSAYKVSITDGGKEKTVLAHPAHLRAQQG comes from the coding sequence ATGCCGAGTTCGAATGGGCCCATGAAGGGAACGCGGAAAAAGCTCGCCAACCACCCCCGGGATCGGGGGCAATCACCGCCTCAGCGGGCGATCCAGGAGTACGAGGAGGGCCAGATGGTCCACCTCCGTATCGATCCGAGCGTCCCGAAGGGACGGTTCCACCCGCGGTTCAGCGGCCACACCGGCGAAGTGGTCGGAACACAGGGATCCGCCTACAAGGTGTCGATCACCGACGGCGGGAAGGAAAAAACAGTCCTCGCACATCCGGCTCACCTCCGCGCCCAGCAGGGGTAG